The genome window GAGAAAGGGAGAAAGTCATCATTACGACCGAGCCTTTGCCCCCTGAAGTACCAGTCCCCACATTCTGTAAGGGCAGCCGGGAACACATGGGAGATAACGTAATCTTCCTGACACAGACCTCCAAGGCGGATGCTTTGGCCTGCGACTACCGCGGTGATGTCAGATGGTATTTAACGGTAAACGTCTGCTTTGATTTAAAACGGC of Anaerotignum faecicola contains these proteins:
- a CDS encoding aryl-sulfate sulfotransferase N-terminal domain-containing protein → SPLTAMILFKTSVKQEVTLTVKGKEPEGDISHTFPEDTVHILPVYGLYADYDNTVELVLSGGEREKVIITTEPLPPEVPVPTFCKGSREHMGDNVIFLTQTSKADALACDYRGDVRWYLTVNVCFDLKR